One window of the Cryptococcus gattii WM276 chromosome E, complete sequence genome contains the following:
- a CDS encoding uncharacterized protein (Similar to TIGR gene model, INSD accession AAW43574.1), whose amino-acid sequence MPREPDNEQAPHIGSSHWYLHHLDTHIKASRRTYLGQLANTIVKPLHTTPIPPTNNTWSSYDKQLFFAALSRHSRHRPDLIASDVGKSEAEVQWYLDLLETSRETHESKDRAANKRGLKRNEYWREGVAPAAREVSDEWVSKEEELATEAIAIIEQREREEDKVFQKKRKRKARSNLIREAGIPRDTKPSEKKRIIESWPGIEEMEKRWEAQEWLESIGVDKLSELDHLISKFWLEDYEQEVTQSTTPPLIESSSDDEHSSADPSSGLHASARDSREKRIARDLHNLSVIQAIPKKRRTPEQRQLLAQILNRQQCRERYRTKRLLAKGMTNAEVRAAGGADMIFAKKNRSDLPKEMSENNHETGSSDRRSRRPEVIDCLKSHGLDIFVYDSMSRFLELDGQPNLSITLSTVQGLYTGLLNFLKPLVLNSIVIAEQSAAVQVSQSSDGGKDDDDFAVTSVHVQQALALRCADVFPFQNKTISITDDHGSKEGVAEDGEQRRSPKGTDKAISAADYGSEYWGNLPHELFPPNGLSWRALTSFHNRHSRSSHPQCLSAAPATSDSKPESDAEDEEDAMLHDLLHKVDVEHDRLYEDSLWEALDSNDVEYEPDDKNESWNGGNEKRSEVEQEYIGLHRRIREDRRKRKNAAWRRARYPSSQGERHTSEKSRNAISEAFIHDDINEGLEEGSSEVEDEETDPSEEDE is encoded by the exons ATGCCACGGGAACCGGATAACGAACAGGCGCCTCATATTGGCAGTTCGCACTGGTACCTGCATCATCTTGACACGCATATTAAAGCGTCTCGCCGCACCTATCTCGGTCAGTTAGCCAATACGATTGTCAAGCCCCTTCATACAACACCTATTCCACCTACAAACAATACCTGGAGCTCCTACGATAAACAACTGTTCTTCGCAGCCCTGTCAAGACACTCAAGGCATCGGCCAGATTTAATAGCATCCGATGTCGGAAAAAGTGAGGCCGAAGTTCAGTGGTATCTTGACCTCCTTGAAACCTCTCGCGAGACCCATGAATCAAAAGACAGAGCGGCCAATAAAAGGGGATTGAAACGAAATGAATATTGGAGAGAAGGGGTAGCGCCGGCAGCGAGAGAAGTCTCTGACGAATGGGTATcgaaagaagaagagctggCTACAGAAGCAATTGCTATCATAGAGCaaagggagagagaagaagataaagtctttcagaagaagagaaaaaggaaagcACGAAGTAACCTCATTAGAGAAGCCGGAATACCAAGAGATACCAAGCCAAGTGAGAAGAAACGCATCATTGAAAGTTGGCCCGGTATTgaggaaatggagaagCGTTGGGAAGCGCAAGAATGGCTTGAATCGATCGGAGTCGACAAGCTCTCCGAGCTTGATCATCTTATTTCAAAATTTTGGCTTGAGGATTACGAGCAAGAGGTCACCCAGTCTACCACCCCACCGCTTATAGAGTCCTCAAGCGATGATGAGCACTCTTCAGCAGATCCTTCCAGCGGCCTTCACGCCTCTGCCAGAGACAGTCGTGAGAAGAGAATAGCGCGCGACCTTCATAACCTCTCGGTAATTCAAGCTATTCCGAAAAAGAGACGTACACCGGAACAACGTCAGTTGCTCGCGCAGATACTCAATCGACAACAGTGCCGGGAACGATATCGGACCAAGAGACTTCTAGCAAAAGGAATGACGAACGCCGAGGTGCGTGCTGCAGGCGGAGCCGATATGATATTTGCGAAAAAGAATCGCTCGGATTTACCAAAGGAAATGTCGGAAAATAATCATGAGACAGGCAGCAGTGATCGACGATCGAGACGTCCTGAAGTCATTGACTGTCTAAAGAGTCATGGCCTGGATATCTTCGTGTATGATTCTATGTCACGTTTCCTTGA ACTTGATGGCCAACCTAACCTCAGTATCACATTATCGACTGTTCAAGGGCTTTACACAGGCCTTCTCAACTTCCTCAAGCCCCTTGTTTTAAACTCAATCGTCATTGCGGAACAATCAGCCGCTGTTCAAGTCAGCCAATCTTCAGACGGTGGGAAGGATGACGATGATTTTGCCGTTACCTCTGTACACGTTCAGCAAGCCTTGGCTTTACGGTGCGCAGATGTCTTTCCATTTCAAAATAAAACAATTAGCATAACAGACGATCACGGCAGCAAAGAAGGAGTTGCTGAGGATGGTGAGCAGAGAAGGTCACCAAAAGGCACAGATAAAGCGATATCAGCTGCTGATTACGGCTCCGAGTATTGGGGCAATTTACCCCATGAACTTTTCCCGCCAAATGGTCTCTCTTGGAGAGCGCTTACCTCCTTCCACAATCGTCATTCAAGGTCCTCCCATCCCCAGTGTCTTAGCGCCGCCCCCGCAACTTCAGATTCCAAGCCAGAAAGCGATgcggaggatgaagaagatgcgATGTTACATGACTTACTCCACAAGGTTGACGTGGAACACGATCGTTTATACGAAGACAGCCTCTGGGAGGCCTTGGACTCGAATGATGTTGAATACGAGCCCGATGATAAGAATGAATCTTGGAATGGAGGTAATGAGAAGCGCAGTGAGGTCGAACAAG AATACATCGGTCTTCATCGTCGAATCAGAGAAGATaggaggaaaagaaagaatgCTGCCTGGCGTAGAGCAAGGTATCCTTCCTCCCAGGGGGAACGCCACACCTCAGAAAAGAGCAGAAACGCCATTTCTGAGGCCTTCATCCATGACGACATTAACGAGGGTCTTGAAGAAGGTTCAAGTGAggttgaagatgaagagacGGATCCCAGTGAGGAGGATGAATAA
- a CDS encoding uncharacterized protein (Similar to TIGR gene model, INSD accession AAW43576.1): MGPHSRNKLRSRSPDEERDRERHRHRHRDHSSSPRRERPREDRNRSHGRDRDRDYNHSRSKRDKGRETTPSDEESLLDMTEIGVREISEDDYFLKSSEFRLWLKEERGKHLDEVSSESAHKYFRKFCRRWNDGALNRKYYQSPEPLPPTSSTAYRWSFASRGDNSLPSVRKDVDRMTKSSAPATGPGQSANEIGPSYGPTFPPSTTSRRVGPTLPSASDRQYAMEAAQEARKAERKAAYKEDYRRADEIVPRSGGREGKMEEKRATNAENRTYREKDVTAGLEVDEGTLMGDSGSFAAALRRRDETEARRRERKEVTNLDRKSSVNERLQERKQKETATMEMFKAMAKERFG; this comes from the exons ATGGGACCCCACAGCAGAAATAAATTAAGGTCAAGATCTCCCGATGAAGAAAGGGACAGGGAACGTCACAGACACCGCCACCGCGATcattcttcctcccctcGCCGTGAAAGGCCTCGAGAAGACCGCAATCGAAGCCATGGTAGAGACCGGGATAGGGATTACAATCATTCGAGGAGTAAACGCGATAAAGGACGGGAAACTACGCCTTCCGATGAGGAAAGCTTGCTAGACATGACCGAAATAGGGGTGAGGGAGATTTCGGAAGACGACTACTT CCTCAAATCCAGCGAGTTCAGGCTCTGGCTTAAGGAAGAAAGGGGCAAG CATCTTGACGAGGTATCTTCTGAATCTGCCCACAAGTACTTTCGAAAATTCTGCAGA AGATGGAACGATGGGGCCTTGAACAGAAAATATTATCAATCGCCTGAGCCGCTTCCCCCCACTTCAAGCACGGCTTATAGGTGGTCTTTCGCTTCTCGAGGCGACAATTCTCTCCCTTCTGTTCGAAAAGACGTTGACCGCATGACCAAGTCATCGGCTCCCGCAACGGGGCCAGGTCAGTCTGCCAATGAGATCGGCCCCTCTTATGGCCCAACCTTCCCACCGTCTACAACATCGAGAAGGGTAGGACCTACCCTTCCCTCTGCTTCGGATCGGCAGTACGCCATGGAGGCAGCACAAGAAGCACGCAAAGCGGAGAGAAAAGCTGCATATAAAGAGGACTACCGTCGAGCGGATGAGATCGTCCCTCGAAGCGGAGGTAGGGAAGGGAaaatggaagagaagagggcAACAAATGCGGAGAACCGAACGTACCGGGAGAAAGATGTTACAGCAGGTTTAGAGGTTGATGAAGGGACACTGATGGGTGATTCTGGAAGTTTTGCAGCTGC GctcagaagaagagacgaAACCGAAGCCAGGAGGCGCGAGAGGAAAGAAGTGACCAACTTGGACAGGAAATCATCGGTTAATGAACGACTTCAAGAACGAAAACAGAAAGAGACAGCGACAATGGAAAT GTTTAAAGCGATGGCCAAAGAGCGATTCGGGTAA
- a CDS encoding 40S ribosomal protein S9-A (Similar to TIGR gene model, INSD accession AAW43578.1), which produces MTCAPRKQSKTYKVPKRPYEAARLDAELKLAGEYGLRNKREIWRIQLTLSKIRRAARELLKLDDKDPKRLFEGNALIRRLVRIGVLDDTRMRLDYVLALKTEDFLERRLQTQVFKLGLAKSVHHARVLIRQRHIRVGKQIVNVPSFVVRLDSQKHIDYALTSPYGGGRPGRVKRKRAKAAAGGDDAEEEDEE; this is translated from the exons ATGACCTG CGCGCCCAGGAAGCAGTCCAAGACCTACAAGGTCCCCAAGAGGCCCTACGAGGCTGCCCGTCTCGACGCCGAGCTCAAG CTTGCGGGCGAGTACGGTCTCCGTAACAAGCGAGAGATCTGGCGTATCCAGCTCACCCTCTCCAAG ATCCGACGTGCTGCCCGAGAGCTCCTCAAGCTCGACGACAAGGACCCCAAGCGACTCTTCGAGGGTAACGCCTTGATCCGTCGTCTTGTTCGAATTGGTGTGCTCGACGACACCCGCATGCGTCTCGATTACGTCTTGGCCCTCAAGACTGAGGACTTCCTCGAGAGGCGTTTGCAGACCCAGGTGTTCAAGCTCGG TCTCGCCAAGTCCGTTCACCACGCTCGTGTTCTCATCAGGCAAAGGCACATCCGAGTCGGCAAGCAGATCGTCAACGTTCCTTCTTTCGTTGTCCGACTCGACTCCCAGAA GCACATCGACTACGCTCTTACCTCTCCTTACGGTGGTGGCCGACCCGGTCGtgtgaagaggaagagggcTAAGGCGGCCGCTGGTGGTGACGACgccgaggaggaggacgaggagtAA
- a CDS encoding 60s ribosomal protein l21-a, putative (Similar to TIGR gene model, INSD accession AAW43580.1) has translation MPHSFGMRARTRHMFRRGFKEHGAPNVSTFLINYRVGDIVDIKANSSQQKGMPHKFYHGKTGIVYNVTPRAVGVIIYKVVNGRYMEKRVNIRIEHIRHSKCRQEFLDRVKSNAAKKKEAKEKGENVLLKRLPAQPREARVVSIHNNVPQTLTARPYETFI, from the exons ATGCCTCACTCTTTCGGTATGCGAGCGCGAACGCGCCACATGTTCAGGAGGGGTTTCAAGG AGCACGGTGCCCCCAACGTCTCTACCTTCCTCATCAACTACCGAGTTGGTGACATCGTTGACATTAAGGCCAACTCTTCTCAGCAGAAGGGTATGCCCCACAAGT TCTACCACGGCAAGACCGGTATCGTTTACAACGTCACCCCCCGAGCTGTTGGTGTGATCATCTACAAGGTTGTCAACGGCCGATACATGGAGAAGCGTGTCAACATCCGAATTGAGCACATCCGTCACTCCAAGTGCCGACAGGAGTTCCTTGACCGTGTCAAGTCTAACGCCgccaagaagaaggaggcCAAGGAGAAGGGCGAGAACGTTCTCCTCAAGCGACTCCCCGCTCAGCCCCGAGAGGCCAGGGTTGTTTCCATCCACAACAACGTTCCCCAGACCCTTACCGCCAGGCCTT ACGAGACCTTCATCTAA
- a CDS encoding telomeric template RNA reverse transcriptase, putative (Similar to SGTC gene model, INSD accession EAL20856.1) — MTAPFDRAPAKTQQRTLPPTLHHKTLSAYYPYIYTLSQFISSRLEDFESQRHTSNTTAFSTFLTSTLCAFRNEDELNRVELDKDRRVIFPTQQEAIDKALSHVAKASSGPGKVQNLLLLRTSSSLHIQDLPINMSRPSVPNQTIQGPAGSFRSSEWQLLRSRIGDKSFSKLLLGTSLFSPVGNNCYLQLSGIPLYELYEEDHHRVSVSKMELSRKRKRGPETNRKYKRKRSKSTAVIQAEDCSENRANVKEKEDDRIPSNTNILRQRMFYGRPYWNKQGVLSHGLPPSHILNALKRGKKSHEAPSDVDCLSLLDDIFPQLVDSNKDISAFTTENLPKRLEGMIGIAREIIVRHNRLNYEEIMKHCLERMNRASSKTPPPYTEQSAWTVTPAQSNNQALPNNPLIPKTHRQVSMLVRHHYCSLFIFYANHGKPTQPGYASCQFITAKQFETTSLHSLNQNLRINDFRWLHGNNRSGQRVAPGEMKKRKELVLDLIHWIFECFLIPLIKNSFYVTETATTKYETVYYSQKDWNKAVRPHYRSLQDNLLEEIDKNEVDAARRGVLGVSTARLIPKPTGFRPIVNLGRKIEMPDTTNSKRKSWSANQILGNVHKVLTSEKDRQKHRLGGALFGTNEIFPPLQKLKFELTKKHGNLPQLYFIKTDIKAAFDSIKQDKMLKILEDMLRQSSEYRIILYSVLLPPGHRAYQGTSKRLFKSKAIPTEDVSLTFADHAKDIADSMRNAAIVDMVRRHSVTTQECLNLLRSHIKDNTWKVGKQYFRQKTGIPQGSKVSTLLCTMFYSYLENEHLSWTRREGSLLLRYIDDFLFITDNYNLARRFVDVMSRGFPEYGARISVDKTLLSFEYDTGKQLAPVCSVNDQGDVADFPYCGFLIRTGTLDIMPDFTRLLNYSIKQSFARRSTRKQGSSFLTWYSRQLENRNHVALLDTVHNGLGTVMMNVFINFAMTTMKVPHYFKGMDSSVNFDRLVFASMLCSTEYTFYAGRARVLHYVRTKNTKNLKAHFSLKKEEFVLLAITAMSHVLRRKTSRFKGVVDLLEAEAKKRVYRGLSEKLAVVCDKGWDAVKDARY, encoded by the exons ATGACGGCGCCCTTCGACAGAGCACCCGCCAAAACTCAACAGCGAACTTTACCGCCGACGCTTCATCACAAGACGCTATCGGCGTACTATCCTTACATTTACACTCTCTCCCAGTTCATATCTTCTCGTCTAGAAGATTTTGAGAGCCAACGACACACTTCTAATACTACAGCGTTCAGCACGTTTCTCACATCTACCCTCTGTGCTTTCAGGAATGAGGACGAACTCAATCGCGTCGAACTTGACAAGGATAGACGTGTCATCTTCCCCACTCAGCAGGAGGCTATAGATAAAGCTTTGAGTCATGTTGCAAAGGCAAGTTCCGGCCCGGGAAAGGTCCAAAACCTGCTGCTTCTTCGCACATCGTCGAGC TTGCACATACAAGATCTACCGATCAACATGTCTCGCCCATCCGTCCCGAATCAAACGATACAGGGACCCGCGGGCTCGTTCAGGTCTTCTGAATGGCAACTCTTGAGGTCAAG AATCGGAGACAAATCCTTCAGCAAACTCCTCCTTGGAACTTCCCTTTTTAGCCCTGTCGGCAATAATTGCTATCTACAGCTGAGCGGTATACCATTATATGAACTATATGAAGAAGACCATCACAGAGTTTCTGTGTCAAAGATGGAACTTAGtaggaagaggaagagaggacCCGAAACAAATAGGAAGTATAAAAGAAAACGTTCAAAGAGCACAGCTGTAATTCAAGCCGAAGACTGTTCTGAGAACCGGGCAAATGTtaaagaaaaggaagatgatcGAAT TCCCAGCAACACCAACATTCTGCGGCAGCGTATGTTTTATGGGCGCCCCTACTGGAATAAGCAAGGTGTATTGTCTCATGGTCTTCCGCCCTCTC ATATCCTCAATGCTCTTAAGCGTGGTAAGAAATCACACGAAGCGCCTAGCGACGTCGACTGTTTGTCTCTTTTGGACGACATATTTCCACAGCTTGTCGATAGCAATAAAGACATCTCCGCCTTCACCACAGAGAACCTTCCAAAGCGTTTGGAGGGTATGATCGGCATTGCGAGAGAGATTATAGTGAGGCATAATCGATTAAACTATGAGGAGATTATGAAGCATTGTCTCGAG AGGATGAATAGAGCG TCTTCAAAAACGCCGCCACCTTACACAGAACAGTCAGCTTGGACTGTAACGCCAGCTCAGTCTAATAACCAGGCTTTGCCAAACAATCCCCTCATCCCTAAGACGCACCGACAGGTGA GTATGTTGGTTCGTCACCACTATTGTTCGCTCTTTATTTTCTACGCAAATCATGGGAAGCCAACACAACCTGGATATGCTTCTTGCCA ATTTATCACGGCTAAACAGTTCGAAACTACGTCTCTTCATTCCTTAAATCAGAATCTGAGGATCAACGACTTTCGATGGCTTCATGGAAATAATCGATCCGGACAGAGGGTAGCTCCGGGggaaatgaagaaaagaaaagagcTGGTTCTCGACTTGATCCATTGGATATTCGAATGCTTCCTTATACCTCTTATCAAG AATTCCTTCTACGTTACAGAAACGGCGACGACCAAATATGAAACCGTGTACTACTCTCAGAAAGACTGGAATAAAGCTGTTAGGCCTCATTACAGAAGCCTCCAGGACAACTTGTTGGAGGAAATTGACAAG AACGAGGTTGATGCAGCACGGCGAGGTGTTCTGGGCGTATCGACCGCTCGCCTTATCCCCAAACCTACTGGATTTCGGCCCATTGTCAACCTCGGGCGGAAGATC GAAATGCCGGATACGACGAACTCGAAACGAAAATCCTGGAGCGCGAACCAAATTTTGGGAAATGTACACAAAGTGCTCACGTCTGAAAAG GATCGACAAAAACACAGACTGGGAGGAGCTCTCTTCGGTACAAATGAGATCTTTCCGCCCCTCCAGAAGCTTAAGTTTGAATTGACGAAAAAGCATGGGAACCT GCCCCAGTTGTACTTTATTAAGACGGATATCAAGGCCGCTTTCGATTCGATCAAGCAGGACAAAATGCTTAAAATATTGGAAGATATGCTTCGCCAG AGCTCCGAGTATCGCATTATACTATACAGTGTTCTCCTGCCGCCGGGCCATAGAGCTTATCAAGGCACTTCGAAACGACTTTTCAAATCGAAGGCAATTCCTACAG AGGATGTTTCACTTACGTTCGCCGACCATGCCAAGGACATTGCAGATTCCATGCGGAATGCTGCAATTGTGGACATG GTGAGGAGACATTCAGTAACCACCCAAGAATGTCTCAATCTTTTGCGCAGCCACATTAAAGACAACACGTGGAAA GTTGGCAAGCAATACTTTCGACAAAAGACGGGCATTCCCCAAGGTTCTAAAGTCAGCACTTTGCTTTGCACAATGTTCTACTCATATCTAGAAAACGAGCATCTCTCTTGGACTCGACGCGAAGGCAGC CTTCTTCTCCGTTACATCGACGACTTCCTTTTTATCACAGATAACTATAACTTAGCCCGACGATTTGTAGACGTGATGTCTCGCGGATTTCCTGAGTATGGTGCCCGAATATCTGTAGACAAAACTCTCCTGTCGTTTGAATACGATACAGGTAAGCAACTAGCTCCTGTATGCAGTGTCAACGACCAAGGGGATGTCG CAGATTTCCCTTACTGTGGTTTTTTGATACGAACCGGAACTTTGGATATTATGCCGGACTTCACTAGGCTCCTGAATTACT CGATCAAACAATCGTTTGCGCGTCGATCAACACGCAAACAGGGTTCATCCTTTTTGACTTGGTATAGTCGCCAGCTGGAAAACCGGAATCATGTAGCCCTT TTGGACACCGTACACAACGGACTTGGCACTGTTATGATGAATGTTTTCATCAACTTTGCCATGACAACCATGAAAGTACCTCACTACTTCAAAGGGATGGATAGCAGCGTCAACTTCGATCGATTGGTATTTG CTTCTATGTTGTGCTCGACAGAATATACCTTCTATGCCGGACGCGCCAGGGTTTTGCACTACGTTCGTACCAAAAATACCAAAAACCTTAAAGCGCATTTTTCgttgaagaaagaggagtTTGTATT ATTGGCCATCACGGCAATGTCCCATGTCTTGAGGCGTAAAACTTCCAGGTTCAAAGGAGTTGTCGATTTGTTAGAGGCCGAGGCCAAAAAGCGAGTGTATAGAGGATTATCAGAGAAGCTCGCCGTAGTTTGTGACAAGGGATGGGACGCGGTAAAGGATGCTAGGTATTGA
- a CDS encoding ribosome biogenesis and assembly-related protein, putative (Similar to TIGR gene model, INSD accession AAW43584.1): MSGHSHRPTLKQSNKGFKSKHASKGSLKAAAKGCKVSSSAHSHGTKSAVGNSKKARLNANAQKRTAKRQAVVQDQKFFSTSSGGGHVPRIVSVVPLSTSISPRTFIANLLPSLGVDESELQEISAALSDYGSYLLRAPRYKTTLQINLLPPLSVYPTLDAAFVSDYIVLLMSSVDEVQLQGETVLRSLQGQVGGAEIVACVQAPESNPLRPDTRQLIHKSLLSFTKYFFPSVGKIYSSDTPQESLLLARALCEAAPKGMKGDDGRAYIVAENSDSIRWTGSGILTEDGQEKGQLEIIGTVRGGGTLSADRLVHIPGSGDYQVAAILSAPLPSKRQQTQIATNDTLSVPTEDADDLTATNVPDLLANEQTWPTEEEMAGGMERTVEEPVVKKRVKRVPKGTSAYQAAWIVDNDEEGDAEDLSDDEGMAASGDEAASAGERSVTEDEEEFEDVEVDSRQEVAHKDLDPEQEEADYEAYLKERSKADKEDAMFPDEVDTPRHIPARTRFQRYRGLKSFRTSPWDPYEDLPIDYAKIFQFENFAATSKRIQLEGARDGVKTGTRVILVLRDVPRSVIVERETGVPFIVHGLLRHEHKQSVLHFVVQRNTEYTEPVKAKEPLVLCVGPRRYVVRPLYSQHVRGGGKGANNVHKSEKFLRPGAATVMSIFGPICFGKSPCLLMKDQGTKTVPDLVAMGSFLSSDPTRIIAKRIILTGHPVKIHKKTATIRYMFFNREDIEYFKSVQLHTKYGKIGNIKESLGTHGYFKAHFDGPIQQMDTICMSLYKRQYPKLGVDAIEKAGEDMMETDE; encoded by the exons ATGTCAGGCCACAGCCACCGTCCCACTCTCAAACAG TCAAACAAGGGCTTCAAGTCAAAGCATGCTTCGAAGGGCTCTTTGAAAGCTGCTGCCAAAGGTT GCAAAGTTTCTAGTTCGGCCCATTCTCATGGTACTAAAAGTGCCGTCGGCAATTCCAAAAAGGCTAGGCTCAATGCCAACGCTCAGAAGAGGACCGCGAAGAGACAGGCAGTTGTGCAGGATCAAAAGTTTTTCTCAACTAGTAGTGGAGGAG GCCATGTTCCTCGAATTGTGTCCGTTGTCCCTCTTTCGACTTCGATTTCCCCTCGAACTTTCATTGCGAACCTTTTGCCTTCCTTGGGCGTTGACGAATCTGAATTGCAAGAGATTTCTGCTGCACTTTCTGACTATGGAAGCTACCTTCTTCGAGCGCCCCGCTACAAGACCACCCTACAGATCAACCTTTTGCCGCCTCTTTCAGTCTACCCTACATTGGATGCTGCTTTTGTTAGCGACTACATTGTGCTTCTAATGAGTAGTGTGGATGAGGTTCAACTGCAAGGTGAGACTGTTTTAAGGTCATTGCAGGGTCAGGTCGGGGGCGCAGAGATTGTTGCTTGCGTTCAG GCACCTGAATCAAACCCTCTCCGTCCTGATACTCGACAACTCATCCATAAATCACTCTTGTCGTTCACCAAATACTTTTTCCCTTCTGTTGGCAAAATATATTCATCCGACACACCTCAAGAATCTTTGTTACTTGCACGAGCATTGTGTGAGGCAGCACCTAAGGGCATGAAGGGTGACGATGGACGCGCATACATTGTTGCGGAGAACTCTGATTCAATTAGATGGACAGGCAGTGGAATCCTGACGGAAGATGGTCAAGAAAAGGGGCAACTGGAAATCATTGGCACTGTCAGAGGTGGGGGCACTCTGAGCGCTGACAGATTAGTACATATACCAGGAAGTGGTGATTATCAGGTGGCGGCG ATTCTTTCAGCCCCGTTACCTTCAAAAAGGCAACAGACTCAAATTGCCACAAATGACACTCTCTCTGTACCAACTGAAGATGCAGATGATCTCACTGCTACAAACGTTCCCGATCTCCTTGCGAATGAACAAACATGGCCTacggaagaagaaatggCGGGCGGTATGGAGCGCACAGTTGAAGAACCTGTTGTGAAAAAAAGGGTGAAGAGAGTGCCCAAGGGAACTAGCGCTTATCAGGCTGCCTGGATCGTGGATaatgatgaagaggggGATGCGGAGGACCTAAGCGATGACGAGGGCATGGCCGCATCTGGCGACGAGGCTGCGTCCGCAGGAGAGAGAAGTGTTAcggaagacgaggaagagtTTGAGGATGTCGAGGTTGACTCTAGGCAAGAGGTTGCTCACAAGGATCTTGATCCGGAGCAAGAGGAAGCAGA CTATGAAGCTTACCTGAAGGAACGTTCTAAGGCCGATAAAGAAGACGCTATGTTCCCCGACGAAGTTGACACCCCTCGTCATATTCCTGCCAGAACAAGGTTTCAGCGTTATCGAGGCTTGAAGAGCTTCCGAACAAGCCCCTGGGACCCCTACGAGGATCTACCCATTGACTATGCTAAGATTTTCCAGTTTGAGAATTTTGCGGCCACAAGCAAGAGAATTCAACTGGAAGGGGCACGCGATGGCGTCAAG ACTGGAACCAGGGTCATTCTTGTTCTTCGTGATGTGCCCCGTTCAGTCATTGTAGAACGGGAAACTGGTGTCCCCTTCATCGTACACGGTCTTCTGAGACACGAACATAAACAATCAGTTCTGCATTTTGTTGTCCAAAGGAACACCGAGTACACTGAGCCAGTGAAGGCCAAA GAACCCTTGGTTTTATGTGTCGGTCCCAGAAGATATGTTGTGCGGCCTTTATACTCGCAGCATGTTAGGGGAGGTGGAAAAGGTGCCAACAATGTGCACAAATCAGAGAAGTTCTTGAGGCCAGGTGCTGCCACCGTCATGTCTATCTTTGGACCGATCTGCTTCGGCAAAAGCCCCTGCTTGTTGATGAAGGACCAAGGTACCAAAACGG TCCCTGATCTGGTGGCTATGGGAAGCTTCCTCTCTTCCGATCCGACGCGCATCATCGCCAAAAGAATCATTCTCACTGGTCACCCCGTCAAGATCCACAAAAAGACTGCTACCATTCGATACATGTTCTTCAACCGCGAAGATATTGAATACTTCAAGTCTGTTCAACTCCACACAAAATACGGAAAGATTGGTAACATTAAAGAATCTCTCGGTACACACGGATACTTCAAAGCCCACTTTGACGGGCCTATTCAGCAGATGGATACTATCTGTATGAGTTTGTACAAAAGGCAGTATCCCAAA TTGGGTGTTGATGCGATTGAGAAGGCTGGAGAAGATATGATGGAGACAGACGAGTAG